One genomic segment of Desmodus rotundus isolate HL8 chromosome 5, HLdesRot8A.1, whole genome shotgun sequence includes these proteins:
- the LOC112317628 gene encoding hemoglobin subunit epsilon-2, translated as MVHFTAEEKAAVASLWAKVNVDVVGGEILGRLLVVYPWTQRFFDNFGNLSSETAIMGNPKVKAHGKKVLTSFGNAVKHMEDLKGTFSQLSELHCDRLHVDPENFKLLGNMILIVLATQFGREFTPQMQAAWQKLTTAVANALAFKYH; from the exons ATGGTGCATTTTACTGCTGAGGAGAAGGCTGCTGTTGCTAGCCTGTGGGCCAAGGTGAATGTGGATGTGGTTGGAGGTGAGATCCTGGGAAG GCTCCTAGTCGTCTACCCCTGGACCCAGAGGTTCTTTGACAATTTTGGCAACTTATCCTCTGAAACTGCAATCATGGGCAATCCCAAGGTCAAGGCCCATGGCAAGAAGGTGCTGACTTCCTTTGGAAATGCTGTTAAGCACATGGAAGACCTCAAGGGCACCTTTTCTCAGCTAAGTGAGCTGCACTGTGACAGGCTGCATGTGGATCCTGAGAACTTCAAG CTCCTAGGCAATATGATTTTGATTGTCTTGGCAACCCAGTTTGGCAGGGAGTTTACCCCCCAGATGCAGGCTGCTTGGCAGAAGCTGACAACTGCTGTGGCTAATGCTCTCGCCTTCAAGTACCACTGA
- the LOC112317579 gene encoding hemoglobin subunit beta — protein MVHLTGEEKSAVTGLWGKVNVEEIGGEALGRLLVVYPWTQRFFDSFGDLSSPSAVFGNPKVKSHGKKVLDSFSNGLQHLDNLKGTFAKLSELHCDKLHVDPENFRLLGNVLVVVLARNFGKEFTPQVQAAYQKVVAGVATALAHKYH, from the exons ATGGTGCATCTGACTGGTGAAGAGAAGAGTGCCGTCACTGGCCTGTGGGGCAAGGTGAACGTGGAAGAAATTGGTGGTGAGGCCCTGGGCAG GCTGCTGGTGGTCTACCCCTGGACTCAGAGGTTCTTTGACTCCTTTGGGGACCTGTCCTCTCCTTCTGCTGTGTTTGGCAACCCTAAGGTGAAGAGCCATGGCAAGAAAGTGCTTGACTCCTTCAGTAATGGTCTGCAGCATCTGGACAACCTCAAGGGCACCTTTGCTAAGCTGAGTGAACTGCATTGTGACAAGCTGCATGTGGATCCTGAGAACTTCAGG CTCCTGGGCAACGTGCTGGTGGTTGTGCTGGCTCGCAACTTTGGCAAGGAATTCACCCCTCAGGTGCAGGCTGCCTATcagaaggtggtggctggtgtgGCCACTGCCCTGGCTCACAAATACCACTGA